The sequence GCGCTGGCGGTCAGTATCCTCAATACGCAGGAGGAATTCACCGCCATGATGACGAGCATAAAGATAATTAAACAAGGCTGCTCGGGCATTGCCAATATGAAGCAAACCTGTAGGAGAAGGTGCAAAGCGAGTACGAATTTTCATAAAATAGAGTTATATCATGCTCTTGTTAATGCGGCTATCCAGGGAAAGAAGAACAATCTTATTCCAAGACGAAATACAAAAAACCTCAATAAGCCTATCATATTTATTATTATGATTATAGTATTTAGTAATGTAATTTTGTATTTTAAGTAACGTGAATAATATATGTTTTCTATATTGGAAAATCGTTTTGCACTGCAAGGAAAAAGACTTTTCTGCTGGAGTCCGGTTTTACTGGGAATAGGAATAAGTTTCTATTTTTCGCTCAAAAATGAACCTAGTTTTTATAGTTTATCTACAGCCATATTATGTTGCCTGACAGGTATTTCTTTGCGTTTTATTGCAACAGAGATTCACCCATATGCTCTTACCCTAAGAGTGTTTAGTGCATTTATGACCTTAATTCCTGTTGGGTTTTTGGCAGGTTATGTAGAGTCTCATACAAGATCTCCTATGCCATTATTGCCTTATCAGGCTGTATGGATTGAAGGTGTTGTTAGCCAAATTGAGCATTTGCCACCTTATCCTTTGGCCAAAATTCAAAGAGACCGGCGTCGGGTTATTTTAAAAGAAATGATTATTTTTGATCCGTGGGAAGTGAGGTCAAAGCCATTACGGCGGACTATGCGTGTTACTTTGAAGCCTCATGATACGTCTCAATTAGAAATTGGACAGCGCATAAAATTAAAAGCTCTATTACGGTTACCTTCAAGTCCGGCCTATCTTGGTGCCTTCGACCTCCAGCGAGATGCGTGGTTTGCTAACAAAGCAGGAAGTGCGAGGGCACTTTCAAAAATTGCTATCATTTCCAGCCCATCCACTATGGGGGTAGAATATTATTTAACCAGGCTTAGAGAGCATATTTCTCACCATATCCATAATGTTCTTTCTGGTCAGACAGCGGCCTTTGCAAGCACAATTTTGAGCGGAGAAACTGTTAGTCTTAGCGTGCAAACGCGTCAGGATTTTGCAGCATCTGGTTTAGCGCATTTACTAGCAGTTGCAGGTTTACATTTAGGTCTCGTAATGGGGTTTTGTGTCTTTACATTACGTGCCTCTTTGGCGGCTTTTCCAAAACTGGCTCTTTATTGGCCTTGTCGTGATATTGCTTATTTGGTCGCCCTCATTATTGGAGCTGTTTATGTAGCGTTGACGGGGTTTCACTTGCCCGGGTTGCGTGCACTTGGCATGGCCTGTTTTGTGGTTTTAGCCTTGTTAGTAGGAAGGCAGGCTCTTTCACTGCGGTCCTTAACGTTTGTCGCAATTTTGTTGGAAATGACGCAGCCTTCAAGAGTTCTGGATGTTTCTTTTCAAATGTCTTTTGCTGCCGTAATGGCTTTGATTGTGGGTTATGAAAATTTGAGAGACCCTCTTTCTCGTCTCAAGCAAAAAACGTGGTTATGGAGAAAAGGCGGCGTTCCTCTCATAATGCTGGCTTTAACATCATTACTAGCTGGAGCTGCGACCTTACCAATAAGTATGGCCCACTTTGGGGCGTTTCAGCCCTGGTTTGTTATAGCCAATATGGTTGCCGTGCCCCTTATGGGGGTCTGGATTATGCCGCTTGGTCTTATTGCGTTGGCAGTTATGCCCTTGGGTTTAGAGGTTTTCCCACTTAAAATGATGGGAGTAGGGATAGATATTGTTCGTTCTTTAGCCTCTCTGATGGCTCATGCTCCTTTGGCCAGCTTGGCTGTGCCAGCCATGCCGTCATGGGGATTAATGCTCGTTATGGCAGGTTTGTCATTGCTTTGTTTATGGCGTGGAAAAGAACGTTTTATAGGGCTTTTATGTCTTTTAATTGGGGTAAGTTCACCATGGTTAGAAAGCACGCCGCATTTGTTAATTGCACCAGATGGTAGCTTAGTTTCATTTCGTGCCAATCATCATCTTTATATTGGTCCGAAATCTAAAGGTTATATTCCCGATTCATGGATGAGGGCCTTTGCGCTCCGCTCGAAAGCTCTGCCGTCTGATTGTGCTGGTGGAGTGTGCAAAATAAATTTGTCGGGGAAAACAATTTTACTCGTTCTGCCGCGCAAAATAACTGAGCCAGGTTTCACGAAAGAGGGCCATTTTTGTGATGGCCTGGATTTAGTGGTTAACCTTTCAAGAGGTCGTATTTTTTGTCCCAGGATTCGGTATTTAGGTTCTGCTGATGTAAGGCGTGAGGGGGCTTGGGCGCTTTATCTTTCTGGCAAAAGAGAGGTTTATCTGCTTTCGGACCGGGAATTTCGTGGAAATCGGCCTTGGGTTTTAACGTCTAGTGCACC comes from Aristophania vespae and encodes:
- a CDS encoding ComEC/Rec2 family competence protein; this encodes MFSILENRFALQGKRLFCWSPVLLGIGISFYFSLKNEPSFYSLSTAILCCLTGISLRFIATEIHPYALTLRVFSAFMTLIPVGFLAGYVESHTRSPMPLLPYQAVWIEGVVSQIEHLPPYPLAKIQRDRRRVILKEMIIFDPWEVRSKPLRRTMRVTLKPHDTSQLEIGQRIKLKALLRLPSSPAYLGAFDLQRDAWFANKAGSARALSKIAIISSPSTMGVEYYLTRLREHISHHIHNVLSGQTAAFASTILSGETVSLSVQTRQDFAASGLAHLLAVAGLHLGLVMGFCVFTLRASLAAFPKLALYWPCRDIAYLVALIIGAVYVALTGFHLPGLRALGMACFVVLALLVGRQALSLRSLTFVAILLEMTQPSRVLDVSFQMSFAAVMALIVGYENLRDPLSRLKQKTWLWRKGGVPLIMLALTSLLAGAATLPISMAHFGAFQPWFVIANMVAVPLMGVWIMPLGLIALAVMPLGLEVFPLKMMGVGIDIVRSLASLMAHAPLASLAVPAMPSWGLMLVMAGLSLLCLWRGKERFIGLLCLLIGVSSPWLESTPHLLIAPDGSLVSFRANHHLYIGPKSKGYIPDSWMRAFALRSKALPSDCAGGVCKINLSGKTILLVLPRKITEPGFTKEGHFCDGLDLVVNLSRGRIFCPRIRYLGSADVRREGAWALYLSGKREVYLLSDREFRGNRPWVLTSSAPKDPGLPLAKSE